The Hypanus sabinus isolate sHypSab1 chromosome 31, sHypSab1.hap1, whole genome shotgun sequence genome window below encodes:
- the LOC132383898 gene encoding histone H3-like, with amino-acid sequence MARTKQTARKSTGGKAPRKQLATKAARKSAPATGGVKKPHRYRPGTVALREIRRYQKSTELLIRKLPFQRLVREIAQDFKTDLRFQSSAIMAL; translated from the coding sequence ATGGCCCGCACCAAGCAGACAGCGCGCAAATCGACTGGCGGAAAAGCTCCTCGCAAACAGTTGGCGACCAAAGCGGCGCGGAAGAGCGCTCCTGCCACCGGCGGAGTGAAGAAGCCTCATCGCTACCGACCCGGCACCGTGGCTCTGAGGGAGATCCGGCGCTACCAGAAATCCACCGAGCTGCTCATCCGCAAACTTCCCTTCCAGCGCCTGGTCCGGGAGATCGCTCAGGACTTCAAAACCGATCTGCGTTTCCAGAGCTCGGCCATAATGGCCCTGTAA